The following coding sequences are from one Candidatus Atribacteria bacterium ADurb.Bin276 window:
- the fldC gene encoding R-phenyllactate dehydratase beta subunit, whose product MNVGYFCSYIPEEIIQSCNATPVFLSSDSLATTQAIPYLPTPFCPFSKILLNSLLAEKNLELNFIIFGGGCDAGRKLYDIFIALQPKTPCHYLHIPLVSNQESLKFYRHSLNDLANKLLSFQGISQYNFIENLRIILDHSFTVKQTRSQTFLTGELPGDSLLWDKIQLQSSLDSTISSKISILLLASHLFVENIIQLLEEKEFRVFDGSATGMRRYIFPDIEYTPEHHALDTLARWYLVNKVPCPGYNPQKRLEILQKFINRVGIQGIVYFYPKFCDQSLYDLSFLKKQIKIPLLPVEHDMSYSSIGQWETRIDAFREVLLSQ is encoded by the coding sequence ATGAATGTAGGATATTTTTGTAGCTATATACCTGAAGAAATAATTCAATCCTGTAACGCAACACCGGTATTTCTATCGTCCGATTCACTTGCTACAACCCAAGCTATACCTTATCTTCCCACTCCTTTTTGTCCATTTTCCAAAATTCTTCTCAATTCTCTCCTCGCCGAGAAAAACCTGGAGTTGAATTTTATTATTTTTGGGGGAGGTTGTGATGCCGGAAGAAAACTTTATGATATTTTTATTGCTCTTCAACCAAAAACCCCCTGTCATTATCTTCATATCCCACTGGTCAGTAATCAAGAATCATTAAAATTTTACCGTCACTCTCTCAATGATTTAGCCAATAAACTTCTTTCCTTCCAAGGGATATCTCAATATAATTTTATCGAAAATCTTCGGATTATCCTTGACCACTCTTTCACTGTAAAACAAACCCGAAGCCAAACTTTCTTGACTGGAGAACTTCCTGGTGATTCTTTGCTTTGGGATAAAATCCAACTCCAAAGTAGCTTGGATTCTACGATTTCTTCAAAAATTTCGATTCTTCTTCTTGCTTCTCATCTTTTTGTTGAAAATATCATCCAACTATTAGAAGAAAAGGAATTTCGAGTTTTTGATGGATCAGCCACGGGGATGAGACGTTATATCTTCCCTGATATCGAATATACCCCTGAACATCATGCTTTAGATACCTTAGCTCGATGGTACTTGGTAAACAAAGTTCCTTGTCCCGGGTATAATCCTCAAAAACGCTTGGAAATCTTACAAAAATTCATCAATCGAGTCGGTATACAAGGTATAGTTTATTTTTACCCTAAATTTTGCGATCAATCACTTTACGACCTATCTTTTTTAAAAAAACAGATAAAAATACCCCTCCTTCCCGTTGAACACGATATGTCCTATTCTTCCATAGGACAGTGGGAAACTCGCATCGATGCTTTTCGGGAAGTTTTATTAAGTCAATGA